The following coding sequences lie in one Paenibacillus durus ATCC 35681 genomic window:
- a CDS encoding dihydrofolate reductase family protein, which yields MRKLVLFMHVSLDGYASDSNGGLDWIPYNEELEKYAEEIVAEVGAPVYGRTTYRLMESYWPTVLDNPNASRHGMEHAKWLQDVKKIVISGTMDKVEWNNTMLIKNNIAEEIKVLKEQPGKNLVIFGSPGAAKTLLKLGLIDEFLLTICPVVLGGGKSVFDGGGEKIRLKLLSSRTFKSGIIAARYELEK from the coding sequence ATGAGAAAACTCGTATTGTTCATGCATGTGTCGCTGGACGGGTATGCGTCGGATTCGAACGGAGGACTCGATTGGATTCCGTACAACGAGGAATTAGAGAAATACGCCGAGGAGATCGTAGCCGAAGTCGGAGCTCCCGTTTACGGACGCACGACGTATCGCTTGATGGAGAGCTACTGGCCCACGGTGCTGGACAATCCGAATGCGTCGAGGCATGGTATGGAGCATGCCAAATGGCTGCAGGATGTTAAGAAGATCGTCATTTCCGGCACGATGGACAAGGTGGAATGGAACAATACGATGCTGATCAAGAACAATATCGCAGAGGAAATCAAAGTACTCAAGGAGCAGCCCGGCAAAAATCTCGTTATCTTCGGCAGCCCGGGAGCGGCGAAGACGCTGCTTAAGCTCGGCCTGATCGACGAATTCCTGCTTACAATTTGTCCGGTCGTCCTGGGCGGCGGAAAATCGGTATTCGACGGCGGCGGCGAGAAAATCAGGCTCAAGCTGCTGTCCAGCCGAACGTTCAAGTCGGGCATTATCGCGGCCCGCTATGAGTTGGAGAAATAG
- a CDS encoding TetR/AcrR family transcriptional regulator produces MKNKKNTLQEIMDSGLTLVQERGYNGFSYADIAEAIGIRKASIHYHFPSKQALVQAVLIRYRREFMDKLQQIHEQPISWRQKLQSFFGLYRETLEKNTKLCLCSMMAAELNSFPAEIRDELNNFFDANTTWIEYVLNQGKLEGELTFSNGALEQAKTLIAFVQGAQLMSRTSGEIGYYDSLVSNYMVTLTPTTRSFN; encoded by the coding sequence ATGAAAAATAAGAAAAATACATTACAAGAAATTATGGATTCAGGTCTCACCCTAGTTCAAGAGCGGGGTTATAACGGGTTTAGTTATGCTGACATTGCTGAAGCAATAGGAATTCGAAAAGCGAGCATCCATTATCACTTTCCATCTAAACAAGCTCTGGTGCAGGCTGTTCTGATTCGATACCGTAGAGAGTTCATGGATAAACTTCAACAAATCCATGAACAGCCTATTAGTTGGCGACAGAAATTACAATCTTTTTTTGGACTTTACCGTGAAACACTGGAAAAGAACACTAAGCTTTGTTTATGTTCAATGATGGCTGCTGAGTTGAATTCTTTTCCAGCCGAAATTCGTGACGAATTAAATAATTTTTTTGATGCCAATACGACTTGGATTGAGTATGTACTCAACCAAGGAAAATTAGAAGGTGAACTCACATTTTCCAACGGTGCCTTAGAGCAAGCGAAGACACTAATTGCTTTTGTACAAGGTGCCCAATTAATGTCTAGGACTTCAGGTGAGATAGGTTATTATGATTCGCTCGTCTCAAACTACATGGTGACTTTGACTCCAACCACTCGTTCATTTAATTAA
- a CDS encoding alpha/beta fold hydrolase: MTQPVGKEVRNSTKTKRVLHILLKVIVAVVIAILLFIAIVYTVNKISSHSEQKRMEQYGQHVSVDGKQMNVFIQGQGEETVVLLPGYGTAAPALDFKPLISELIPYYKVVVIEPFGYGLSDQTQKERSTANIVSEIHEALQSLHIDRYILMAHSISGIYSLDYVNQYPNEVRAFIGLDSSVPSLREQKIDSSVTEPIKWFRNLGFARLQLKLSADPYDGLPYDEQTKEQLNILIHKNMYNNTQLNEAVSMYSNFKAAEQLTFPSNLPVLFFVQANHPVTDRWIPEHEKQIEESVHGEMVLLDAGHYLYRSHPKEISGKIRDFIGGIK; encoded by the coding sequence TTGACACAACCAGTGGGAAAGGAAGTAAGGAATAGTACAAAAACAAAGAGAGTGCTACATATTTTACTAAAAGTAATCGTCGCAGTAGTTATAGCCATCCTACTTTTTATCGCCATCGTGTATACCGTAAACAAAATCAGCAGTCATTCAGAACAAAAAAGAATGGAACAGTACGGTCAGCATGTGTCTGTAGATGGAAAACAGATGAATGTTTTCATTCAAGGTCAAGGCGAAGAAACCGTAGTGCTTCTTCCTGGTTATGGAACAGCGGCACCTGCACTTGATTTTAAGCCACTCATATCAGAGTTAATCCCTTATTATAAAGTCGTCGTGATTGAACCATTTGGTTACGGTTTGAGCGACCAAACCCAGAAGGAGCGCAGTACAGCAAATATCGTAAGTGAAATTCATGAAGCGTTACAAAGTCTCCATATAGATCGTTATATTCTCATGGCTCATTCCATTTCGGGGATCTATAGTCTGGATTATGTGAACCAATATCCGAACGAAGTGAGAGCGTTTATCGGGCTGGATAGCAGTGTTCCCTCGTTGAGAGAACAGAAGATTGATTCGTCAGTGACAGAACCGATTAAATGGTTCCGCAACTTGGGCTTCGCCCGTTTACAATTGAAACTGAGTGCTGACCCTTATGATGGACTGCCCTATGATGAACAAACTAAAGAACAATTGAACATTTTGATACACAAAAACATGTATAATAATACTCAATTAAATGAGGCAGTGAGCATGTATTCCAACTTTAAAGCAGCAGAACAGCTGACTTTTCCTTCCAATTTACCTGTCCTTTTCTTTGTCCAAGCGAATCACCCTGTGACGGACCGATGGATCCCCGAACATGAGAAGCAAATAGAGGAGTCTGTACATGGAGAAATGGTCTTATTGGACGCGGGACATTATTTATATCGTTCCCATCCAAAAGAAATCTCTGGGAAAATAAGGGATTTTATAGGCGGAATAAAATAA
- a CDS encoding RHS repeat domain-containing protein, with protein MGQVSRMQAQRDGGSDASTANSTPWAAQMTYNAPGQEIERLLPGDVVSEWHYDDAGRPEQHSVKTGGRESRKRRYEWNVNYRLKSMVNELTGHKTQYNYDDFGNLIGETNPFDKIFRMADDVGNLYSSGHKKDRTYSPGGRLLEFEGTSYSYDEEGNLVEKIEPDGTHWRYKYYGNGMMSKVVRPDGKEVMFTYDPLGRRIEKVFQDRLASQLQLRCAAGHRRARRTDRANPVASFFVLVHIPFILPSRREHLA; from the coding sequence TTGGGGCAAGTAAGCCGAATGCAGGCCCAGCGGGACGGAGGTAGCGACGCATCCACGGCGAATAGCACACCATGGGCCGCGCAGATGACCTACAATGCGCCGGGACAGGAAATCGAGCGGCTGCTACCTGGCGATGTGGTCAGCGAGTGGCACTATGATGATGCCGGGCGCCCTGAACAGCACAGCGTCAAGACAGGCGGACGAGAAAGCCGAAAGAGAAGGTACGAATGGAACGTCAACTATCGTCTGAAGTCGATGGTGAACGAACTGACCGGGCACAAAACCCAGTATAACTATGATGATTTCGGCAATCTGATCGGGGAAACGAATCCCTTCGACAAGATATTCCGCATGGCCGATGATGTGGGCAACTTGTACAGCAGCGGCCACAAAAAAGACCGGACATACAGTCCCGGCGGGCGTCTTCTGGAGTTCGAAGGAACCAGCTACAGCTATGACGAAGAAGGCAATCTGGTTGAGAAAATCGAGCCGGACGGCACGCATTGGCGCTACAAATACTACGGTAACGGCATGATGAGCAAGGTCGTGCGGCCCGATGGCAAGGAAGTAATGTTCACGTATGACCCGCTTGGAAGACGAATTGAAAAAGTTTTTCAGGATAGACTGGCAAGCCAGCTGCAGCTACGTTGCGCAGCTGGCCACCGACGCGCCCGGCGTACCGATCGCGCCAACCCCGTCGCCTCCTTTTTTGTGCTAGTTCATATTCCGTTCATATTGCCGTCACGAAGGGAACATCTTGCTTGA